The nucleotide sequence CCGACGACACGGCATTGCCACGACGCTCGCCCAGGGCCTGGTTGTACGCGCGCGAACCGCGCTCGTCGGTGTGGCCCTGCAGGGTCATGCGGGCCGACGGACGGTCACGCAGGTACTTGGCGTGGCAGGCCATCTGGGCCTGGAACTCCGGCTTGATCGCTTCCTGGTCCAGGTCGAACAGCACAACGCGCTGGCGCAGGCAGGCGTCGGTGTCCAGGTCGCCCGGGCCGTACAGGCCGGAGGTCGACGGGCCGGTCGGCTGGGTGGTGCTGCCGGTGTCAACCGGAGCTTCCGGAGCTTCCTTGACCTTCTTGGAGCAACCGGCCA is from Stenotrophomonas bentonitica and encodes:
- the pal gene encoding peptidoglycan-associated lipoprotein Pal encodes the protein MNKTSRVLLVSLLSVAVLAGCSKKVKEAPEAPVDTGSTTQPTGPSTSGLYGPGDLDTDACLRQRVVLFDLDQEAIKPEFQAQMACHAKYLRDRPSARMTLQGHTDERGSRAYNQALGERRGNAVSSALQANGGSASQITVVSYGEERPVCTESNEGCWSQNRRVEIVYTAQ